One Gemella haemolysans ATCC 10379 DNA segment encodes these proteins:
- the nusG gene encoding transcription termination/antitermination protein NusG, whose protein sequence is MSDTVSKEWYVIHTYSGYENKVKDNIEKRVESLGMEDKIFRIVVPEEKETILTPTGKKKEVNRKTFPGYVLVELVMTDDSWFVVRNTPGVTGFVGSHGGGSKPSPLLPEEINFILQQMGLSNVVDIDIEVGDYVRVISGPFVDMEGKVVNLDLHNYKADVMIELMGRETKVELELYNIEKF, encoded by the coding sequence ATGAGCGATACAGTAAGTAAAGAGTGGTATGTAATACATACGTATTCTGGATATGAAAACAAAGTAAAAGATAATATTGAAAAAAGAGTTGAGTCTCTTGGTATGGAAGACAAAATTTTCAGAATCGTTGTTCCAGAAGAAAAAGAGACAATCTTAACTCCAACAGGAAAGAAAAAAGAAGTTAATAGAAAAACATTCCCTGGATATGTACTTGTTGAGTTAGTAATGACAGATGATTCATGGTTTGTAGTTAGAAATACACCTGGTGTAACTGGATTTGTAGGATCACACGGTGGTGGTTCTAAACCTAGTCCATTATTACCAGAAGAAATTAACTTTATTTTACAACAAATGGGTCTATCAAATGTTGTAGATATTGATATTGAAGTTGGAGATTATGTTCGTGTTATCTCTGGTCCATTCGTTGATATGGAAGGAAAAGTTGTAAACTTAGACTTACATAACTACAAAGCCGATGTTATGATTGAGCTTATGGGTAGAGAAACCAAAGTAGAACTTGAACTTTATAATATCGAAAAATTCTAA
- a CDS encoding DegV family protein: MEKIAIIMDSTAYLSDDLKKELDIRTVYLNLIIDNNSYKEVIDMPLDKYHEYLRNPNNSFPTTSQPAIGEVVSCLEKLKEEGYTDVIAIALSSGISGTYTSYSVAGLMVDGLNVHPFDSEVSCRPEGYYAIKAAKLIKEGKTSSEIISALNEMKKVSDAYFMADDLSHLQRSGRLSGAQAVVGSLLQVKPLLHFDDKVIVPFQKIRTYKKVVSRMYELFDEYYKQHEGEHITVCVLHVDALDKAEEIKKYVEENYSNVTVDVDGISPVISTHLGLGAVAIGWTIL; this comes from the coding sequence GTGGAAAAGATTGCAATAATTATGGATTCAACTGCATATTTATCAGATGATTTAAAGAAAGAATTAGATATTCGTACTGTTTATTTAAATCTAATTATTGATAATAATTCATATAAAGAAGTTATCGATATGCCACTTGATAAATATCATGAATACTTAAGAAATCCAAACAATTCCTTCCCTACGACTTCTCAACCTGCTATAGGTGAGGTTGTATCTTGCTTAGAAAAACTAAAAGAAGAAGGGTATACTGATGTAATCGCTATTGCTCTTTCAAGTGGAATTAGTGGTACGTATACATCATATTCTGTAGCTGGTCTTATGGTTGATGGATTAAATGTTCATCCGTTCGACTCAGAAGTCTCTTGTAGACCTGAAGGATATTATGCGATTAAGGCAGCAAAACTAATTAAGGAAGGTAAAACTTCTAGTGAAATAATTTCAGCTTTAAATGAGATGAAAAAAGTTTCTGATGCATACTTTATGGCTGATGATTTATCACACCTACAACGTAGTGGGCGTTTAAGTGGAGCACAAGCAGTAGTAGGAAGCTTACTTCAAGTTAAGCCGCTACTACATTTTGATGATAAGGTGATAGTACCTTTCCAAAAAATTCGTACATATAAAAAAGTTGTATCAAGAATGTATGAATTGTTTGATGAATATTATAAACAACATGAAGGAGAGCACATCACTGTGTGTGTTCTGCATGTTGATGCATTAGACAAGGCTGAAGAAATTAAAAAATATGTTGAGGAAAATTATTCTAATGTAACTGTAGATGTTGACGGAATAAGTCCAGTTATCTCTACACACCTTGGATTAGGTGCAGTTGCAATTGGATGGACAATTTTATAA